The following proteins come from a genomic window of Enterobacter chengduensis:
- a CDS encoding phospholipase effector Tle1 domain-containing protein — protein sequence MAIESIIAAANRAQQAEDAVLGNCSRTWHVGFFFDGIHRNIEQDAPEQRVSNVARLFRAHPDLKRNTSHETYDAFYISGLGTPFQENLTSKLHTIMDGAKSSALDDLKDQPKEMMKDAGMELIKGGGWWEILKYSGKKLINPTEWKKLTTDTAKSAAKRTFIEATPWLRDNPTIADMLVTGVDTRIISTKVTFEEAFKEAKNKGPVTIKLISLSFFGYDLGATLARKFIDTLLSDVFEKQGDKYYYQKIPVDIIFTGLFDCARHTPASSNNGVDWFVSAFGGPIRGISVLLGDKSIDQESALPETVKNALHLVATHENRPWRSLYCLGGSNNKHKEELLPGCAEDIGGGLKPNEQKPSAELCRVALHRMYRAATMAGVPFPDLQTLDQIDTDVAAYFVMQDKVENKSVAQWTKRYQQAVPFKTVNIGAQNRHLDSYIEWLGKQYYQYRCECIRYEKLRGNVLASAEASAGLLGISTQAKESAGNYQNELDILKKNWGWLEDVHDVAIKMKNSMELNPDDMRLEIVPDIYGPALRRAKRFLDYANAAYLGQPQPFPEDNAPSEMYAWFVHDIQRVERGAAVSQDFLVIRSLENPEA from the coding sequence ATGGCTATCGAAAGTATTATTGCAGCTGCAAATCGTGCTCAGCAGGCAGAGGATGCCGTGCTGGGAAATTGTTCACGTACCTGGCATGTTGGTTTCTTTTTTGATGGCATTCATCGCAATATCGAGCAGGATGCTCCAGAACAACGTGTTAGTAACGTAGCTCGATTGTTTAGAGCGCATCCAGACCTCAAACGAAATACATCTCATGAAACATACGATGCATTTTATATTTCTGGCCTTGGAACTCCATTTCAGGAGAATCTCACGTCGAAACTTCATACTATTATGGATGGTGCAAAAAGTTCTGCGTTGGATGATCTCAAAGATCAACCCAAAGAGATGATGAAAGATGCCGGCATGGAGTTAATTAAGGGAGGGGGGTGGTGGGAGATTCTAAAATATTCAGGAAAAAAATTGATTAACCCCACTGAGTGGAAGAAACTGACGACTGATACTGCTAAAAGCGCAGCCAAAAGGACGTTTATAGAAGCGACCCCTTGGTTACGCGATAATCCCACAATTGCCGATATGCTGGTTACTGGGGTTGATACAAGAATTATTTCCACAAAAGTGACGTTTGAAGAGGCATTCAAAGAGGCAAAAAATAAAGGCCCGGTAACCATTAAACTAATCTCCCTTTCTTTTTTTGGCTACGATCTTGGTGCAACACTTGCGCGTAAATTTATCGATACCTTGCTTAGTGATGTTTTTGAGAAACAAGGGGATAAATACTACTATCAGAAGATACCTGTAGATATTATCTTTACCGGATTATTTGATTGCGCACGTCATACTCCTGCCAGTAGCAATAATGGTGTGGACTGGTTTGTTTCCGCCTTTGGTGGACCGATAAGAGGCATCAGTGTTTTACTGGGTGATAAATCAATTGACCAGGAGTCGGCATTACCTGAAACCGTTAAAAATGCGCTTCATCTTGTCGCTACTCATGAAAATCGCCCCTGGCGTAGCCTCTATTGCCTGGGTGGGAGTAATAACAAGCATAAGGAAGAACTGTTGCCTGGCTGTGCGGAAGACATAGGCGGCGGTCTTAAACCGAATGAGCAAAAACCAAGTGCGGAACTCTGTCGGGTAGCATTACACCGGATGTACCGGGCGGCGACCATGGCAGGAGTTCCTTTTCCAGACCTACAAACGCTCGACCAAATTGATACCGACGTAGCTGCCTATTTCGTTATGCAGGATAAGGTTGAGAATAAGTCAGTCGCACAATGGACGAAACGTTACCAGCAAGCGGTTCCTTTTAAAACAGTCAATATCGGTGCACAAAATCGTCACCTGGACAGTTATATAGAATGGCTGGGAAAACAATATTATCAGTATCGTTGTGAATGCATTCGATATGAAAAACTGCGTGGGAATGTTTTGGCTTCAGCCGAAGCATCCGCCGGGTTGCTGGGCATATCGACACAAGCTAAAGAATCTGCGGGCAACTATCAGAACGAACTGGATATTCTGAAAAAAAACTGGGGATGGCTGGAAGATGTCCATGATGTAGCAATCAAAATGAAAAACAGCATGGAGCTCAATCCTGATGATATGCGTCTCGAGATTGTGCCTGATATCTATGGGCCAGCATTGAGGCGAGCGAAACGTTTTCTCGATTATGCCAATGCAGCTTACCTCGGTCAGCCTCAACCTTTTCCCGAAGATAATGCCCCTTCTGAAATGTATGCCTGGTTTGTACACGATATTCAAAGAGTGGAAAGAGGGGCAGCGGTTTCACAGGACTTTTTGGTCATTCGTTCACTGGAAAATCCTGAAGCATAG
- a CDS encoding DUF3304 domain-containing protein, whose translation MGLFKTFGNVDNAVNRGYARWGKWIWGSLLAIILAYGGWLIWASIWGPPTGPVTLIIHSEIDRPILGFSVNGVAGANSAAHNKNNPYASGPGKSTCCGSISGKTAEVIWTLSTTRAQYDAGLRKETRRVVMPLPERKWEENYLHVYFFPDDKIRLWWGTGFISPKADAILINPNARE comes from the coding sequence ATGGGGCTTTTTAAAACCTTTGGTAATGTTGATAACGCAGTGAATCGCGGCTACGCGCGCTGGGGTAAATGGATTTGGGGAAGTCTGCTGGCGATAATCCTGGCATACGGCGGCTGGTTAATCTGGGCATCAATATGGGGACCGCCAACCGGCCCGGTCACATTAATTATTCACAGTGAAATCGACAGGCCAATTCTGGGTTTTAGCGTGAATGGTGTAGCGGGCGCTAATTCGGCTGCACATAACAAAAATAATCCATATGCTTCGGGGCCTGGTAAATCAACCTGCTGCGGCAGTATCAGTGGGAAAACAGCTGAGGTTATCTGGACGCTAAGTACTACCCGAGCCCAATACGATGCAGGGCTGCGCAAAGAAACCAGACGTGTTGTGATGCCATTGCCAGAGAGAAAATGGGAAGAAAATTATCTTCATGTTTACTTTTTTCCGGATGATAAAATTCGTTTATGGTGGGGAACCGGGTTTATAAGCCCTAAAGCTGACGCTATTTTAATCAACCCCAACGCACGGGAATAA
- a CDS encoding DUF3304 domain-containing protein yields MGFFKTFSKLDNAVNHGYALWGKWIWGSLLAMILAYGGWLIWASIWGPPTGGVTLIIHSEIDRPIMGFSVNGVAGPNASAYKKNPYSGGGGAATCCGSISGKTAEVIWTLSTTRAQYDAGLRKETRRVIMPLPERKWGENDLHVHFLPGDKVLLGWSDNAWSPYEKRPGTSDKAAKEEQN; encoded by the coding sequence ATGGGATTTTTTAAAACCTTTAGCAAACTTGATAATGCTGTAAATCACGGCTACGCCCTCTGGGGAAAATGGATTTGGGGAAGCTTGCTGGCGATGATTCTGGCATACGGTGGGTGGTTAATCTGGGCATCCATCTGGGGACCACCGACTGGAGGGGTAACGCTAATTATTCACAGTGAAATTGACAGGCCAATTATGGGATTCAGTGTGAATGGCGTTGCTGGCCCAAATGCGTCTGCATATAAAAAAAATCCTTATTCAGGTGGCGGAGGAGCAGCTACTTGTTGCGGTAGCATCAGTGGGAAAACAGCAGAAGTCATCTGGACATTAAGCACTACACGTGCTCAGTATGATGCAGGACTTCGCAAAGAAACTCGTCGTGTGATAATGCCTTTGCCAGAAAGAAAGTGGGGAGAGAATGATCTGCATGTACACTTTTTGCCTGGAGATAAAGTGCTACTGGGCTGGAGCGATAATGCCTGGTCGCCTTATGAAAAACGTCCAGGTACTTCTGATAAGGCTGCAAAGGAGGAGCAAAATTGA
- a CDS encoding Imm52 family immunity protein, protein MMRLSANAYYEDDRLPSVELCLDELFFVSELLDVLLGTKKRWYEKGYSRKQALEHVVFNHDKAEPKVVERWSSRINKEYPLIIDGVWDGEVDSKICSINYIKKHVDNIKKTNLDISITCGETEVSTNKVVGFLTSLVNNKEHMYASINTNGYWNNDENVFPDRIPVGWMIYIPVVLLPELIPEAGRVVPVVAAGKQKGTIVVSTTDIFDGRNKEHISKANDMEIKLLDLGLLPLMTEL, encoded by the coding sequence ATGATGAGATTATCAGCGAATGCATACTATGAAGATGATCGCCTTCCTAGTGTTGAATTATGTCTGGATGAATTATTCTTTGTTTCTGAATTGTTAGATGTGTTATTAGGAACAAAAAAAAGATGGTATGAAAAGGGATACTCAAGAAAGCAGGCGTTAGAGCATGTGGTGTTCAATCATGACAAGGCTGAACCGAAGGTCGTTGAAAGATGGAGTAGTCGAATAAATAAAGAATATCCATTAATAATCGATGGCGTATGGGATGGTGAGGTTGATAGTAAGATATGTTCTATAAACTATATAAAAAAGCATGTTGATAATATAAAAAAGACCAACTTAGATATTAGTATTACTTGTGGTGAAACGGAAGTGAGTACAAATAAGGTTGTTGGTTTTTTAACTTCATTGGTGAATAATAAAGAACATATGTATGCATCCATAAATACAAATGGATATTGGAATAATGATGAGAATGTATTTCCCGACCGAATTCCTGTCGGATGGATGATTTATATTCCTGTTGTATTGCTGCCAGAGCTAATACCTGAGGCAGGTAGAGTAGTACCTGTAGTAGCTGCTGGAAAGCAAAAAGGAACTATTGTTGTCTCAACTACAGATATCTTTGATGGACGAAATAAAGAGCATATTAGTAAAGCTAATGATATGGAAATAAAACTTTTGGATCTCGGTTTGTTACCTCTAATGACTGAGCTGTAA
- a CDS encoding Tox-REase-5 domain-containing protein, giving the protein MVMFPINPTGMAGMAGAAGGAIGASSYPGAQRAPAPWDSDDGSWGASRSQSPYSGFTWQGKRYDPILNQPMEVSAEMHGNYWEDDMDYSESVTYEDVGCKTTITAKSKSCLACPPDGKVAPMVRRCSRWSEVTISYQTRICGTYYNPETKQIQEFKYCGVSFDGWKEALCQFWEAKARYDQFFDVFGDPKGWWKGFKSGLSQAARHQAVATVNQPLKVVWVFMQPVSYRYFSKMFKDFKDIITRWVP; this is encoded by the coding sequence ATGGTAATGTTCCCTATAAATCCTACCGGGATGGCAGGGATGGCTGGCGCTGCTGGCGGCGCGATTGGTGCGTCATCGTATCCCGGAGCACAGCGTGCTCCGGCTCCCTGGGATTCAGATGACGGAAGCTGGGGAGCAAGCCGTTCCCAATCCCCTTATAGTGGATTCACCTGGCAGGGAAAACGTTATGATCCCATTTTGAATCAGCCCATGGAAGTCAGTGCAGAAATGCATGGTAATTATTGGGAAGATGATATGGATTACAGCGAATCCGTGACGTACGAAGATGTTGGTTGTAAGACGACCATAACGGCAAAAAGTAAAAGCTGTCTGGCCTGCCCGCCGGATGGGAAGGTGGCGCCGATGGTGCGACGTTGTTCTCGCTGGAGTGAAGTCACCATCAGTTATCAAACCCGTATTTGTGGCACGTACTACAACCCTGAAACGAAACAGATTCAGGAGTTCAAATATTGTGGGGTGTCGTTTGACGGCTGGAAGGAAGCGTTGTGTCAATTTTGGGAAGCCAAGGCACGGTATGATCAGTTTTTTGACGTGTTTGGCGATCCTAAAGGATGGTGGAAAGGGTTTAAAAGTGGATTAAGTCAGGCTGCACGCCACCAGGCTGTTGCGACAGTGAATCAACCATTAAAAGTCGTCTGGGTTTTTATGCAACCAGTTAGCTATCGTTATTTTTCTAAAATGTTTAAAGACTTTAAAGATATAATTACAAGATGGGTGCCATGA
- a CDS encoding DUF4123 domain-containing protein — translation MSFTLSALLLMNSPEHSLFALVDGLQFERYFGNELEVQQHKILPLFDKYPDSRIAFAGPWIMQMNHCMAEWERLNELEAQYPAVSWLLSRATLQELVTHFQNVMNVMMPDGKVALMRLQDPRVQIRMGELLDDEQHHKLTRLIDEWLSLSDGRIYSLKKKDFIC, via the coding sequence ATGAGTTTTACACTGTCTGCTTTGCTTCTTATGAACTCTCCGGAGCATTCGCTGTTTGCCCTAGTGGATGGTCTGCAATTTGAACGTTATTTCGGGAACGAATTGGAAGTGCAGCAACACAAAATTCTGCCTTTATTTGATAAATATCCGGATTCACGAATTGCTTTTGCGGGGCCATGGATTATGCAAATGAACCACTGTATGGCTGAATGGGAACGTTTAAATGAACTCGAAGCACAGTATCCAGCTGTTTCCTGGCTGCTTTCCAGGGCAACTTTACAGGAGTTGGTTACTCATTTTCAGAACGTAATGAACGTCATGATGCCTGACGGGAAGGTTGCACTGATGCGGTTGCAGGATCCACGGGTTCAGATTCGTATGGGCGAATTACTGGATGACGAACAACATCACAAATTAACCCGACTCATTGATGAGTGGCTGTCGCTGAGCGACGGCAGGATCTATTCACTGAAGAAAAAGGATTTCATATGCTGA
- a CDS encoding type VI secretion system Vgr family protein encodes MDTLQDNWLALFDGQTRYTLEINDSPLKPDVLNFHGREALNEPFKWTIEFTTAQQGITRQDVMLKYATLSMRSGRVVQGVITGFKHLKETADQTHFALTLSPRLALLTHTRRCAVYQNVSVPELVEQILRAHGLEGSDFEFRLERIYPPRELITQWRESDLQFIQRILAEDGIWFRTGVNTTTGLDTVTFADSQLQYQFHVQLPYREPSALHDGAVEAVWDARVWHNTVTGSVVTRDYNYRTATTPMDARAEVRNEMATTGEHYRYAAPYREAGDDTSAEPETESGAFYARIHHERELNKAIRLHLFSNASHLTPGMVLETGDSDVPELKEGMVITLTTFRAARDTRLHVSVWGMPYSEQYCFRPKTAPRPAIAGTLMARVESEEKNDPYAHLDSEGRYRVKLDFSREDAEPGNNYLWIRQAKPYAGETYGWHTPLIDGTEVGIAFDGGDPDRPYIAHAFHDSEHADVVTRDNRSQNILRTAGRNELRMEDQRQAEHIALITPFGATALNLGHVVDARNEPRGTGFELRTDEFGVIRVAKGLLVTATGQTKAEGDVLSMDEALREIDMGRQRLAQLADAERQALALEADVASQIAMFSERLKPLNEVIHFTAPEGMAFTSDEHLQLTATDNIGVNAGGDISTGSLGNTALLAGQTLGLFAQSGKLSLISDQGPVRVQAQNGALHMSAAQKLSISSMSDILFAGKKKVTLIGGGSYVKIEAGGIEYGTAHTYTRNIKRTQKLRPASLPFQAIAGSGICLSCLMKAAINGDTFVIRGES; translated from the coding sequence ATGGACACGCTGCAGGATAACTGGCTGGCCCTGTTTGACGGGCAGACTCGCTATACGCTTGAGATAAATGACAGTCCGCTTAAGCCCGACGTGCTGAACTTCCACGGTCGTGAGGCGCTGAACGAACCGTTCAAATGGACCATTGAGTTCACCACCGCGCAGCAGGGCATCACCCGTCAGGATGTGATGCTGAAATACGCCACTCTGTCGATGCGCTCCGGGCGAGTGGTTCAGGGCGTCATTACCGGCTTTAAGCACCTGAAAGAAACCGCTGACCAGACGCATTTTGCGCTGACGCTCTCTCCGCGCCTGGCGTTGCTCACCCACACCCGCCGCTGTGCTGTGTATCAGAATGTCTCCGTACCGGAACTGGTGGAGCAGATACTGCGCGCCCACGGTCTGGAGGGCTCAGACTTTGAGTTCAGGCTGGAACGCATCTACCCACCGAGGGAACTTATTACCCAGTGGAGGGAATCCGACCTGCAGTTTATCCAGCGCATCCTGGCTGAGGACGGTATCTGGTTCCGCACCGGGGTGAACACCACCACCGGGCTCGATACGGTGACCTTTGCTGATAGCCAGCTGCAGTACCAGTTTCATGTTCAGCTTCCCTACCGGGAGCCGTCGGCGCTGCATGACGGTGCGGTCGAGGCCGTGTGGGATGCGCGGGTATGGCACAACACCGTCACCGGCAGCGTGGTTACCCGAGACTACAACTACCGCACCGCCACCACACCGATGGATGCTCGTGCCGAAGTGCGCAACGAAATGGCGACCACTGGCGAACACTACCGTTATGCCGCTCCTTACCGCGAGGCCGGTGATGACACCAGCGCTGAACCGGAGACCGAAAGCGGGGCGTTTTATGCCCGCATTCATCATGAGCGGGAACTGAATAAAGCCATCCGCCTGCATCTGTTCAGCAACGCCAGCCACCTGACGCCGGGCATGGTGCTGGAGACCGGTGACAGCGACGTGCCGGAGCTGAAAGAGGGGATGGTGATTACGCTCACCACCTTCCGTGCCGCCCGTGACACTCGTCTTCATGTCTCAGTGTGGGGGATGCCTTACAGCGAGCAGTACTGCTTCCGCCCGAAAACGGCGCCGCGCCCGGCGATTGCCGGGACGCTGATGGCCCGCGTGGAGAGTGAAGAGAAGAATGACCCGTATGCGCACCTGGACAGCGAGGGCCGTTACCGGGTGAAGCTGGACTTCAGCCGTGAGGACGCAGAGCCCGGCAACAACTATCTGTGGATACGACAGGCGAAGCCGTATGCCGGGGAAACCTATGGCTGGCACACGCCGCTGATTGACGGTACGGAAGTGGGGATTGCCTTTGACGGCGGCGACCCGGACAGGCCGTACATTGCCCACGCTTTTCATGATTCAGAGCATGCGGACGTGGTCACCCGGGATAACCGCAGCCAGAACATTCTGCGGACAGCAGGTCGTAATGAACTGCGGATGGAAGACCAGCGTCAGGCAGAGCATATCGCGCTCATTACGCCGTTTGGGGCCACAGCGCTGAACCTGGGTCACGTCGTGGATGCCCGGAATGAACCCCGCGGTACCGGGTTTGAGCTGCGTACCGATGAATTCGGGGTTATCCGTGTGGCGAAAGGGCTGCTGGTGACGGCGACGGGTCAGACCAAAGCCGAAGGCGATGTGCTGAGCATGGATGAAGCCCTGAGAGAAATCGATATGGGCCGTCAGCGTCTGGCCCAACTGGCGGATGCAGAACGACAGGCGCTGGCGCTTGAAGCGGATGTGGCCAGCCAGATAGCGATGTTCAGTGAACGACTGAAACCGCTGAACGAGGTGATCCACTTCACGGCACCGGAAGGCATGGCGTTTACCAGTGATGAACACCTGCAGCTGACCGCAACCGACAATATCGGCGTCAATGCCGGTGGGGACATCAGCACCGGTTCACTGGGCAATACCGCGCTGCTGGCAGGACAGACCCTCGGGTTGTTTGCACAGAGCGGTAAGCTGAGTCTTATTTCTGACCAGGGCCCGGTACGGGTGCAGGCACAGAACGGTGCCCTGCATATGAGTGCGGCGCAAAAGCTCAGCATCAGCAGCATGAGCGACATCCTGTTTGCCGGCAAAAAGAAGGTGACGCTGATTGGCGGTGGCAGTTACGTGAAGATAGAAGCGGGGGGTATTGAGTACGGAACGGCACATACATACACACGTAATATCAAGCGCACGCAGAAGCTGCGGCCAGCGAGCCTCCCTTTCCAGGCTATCGCAGGAAGTGGCATTTGCCTCAGTTGCCTGATGAAAGCAGCGATAAATGGCGACACTTTTGTTATTCGGGGGGAGTCATGA
- the tssJ gene encoding type VI secretion system lipoprotein TssJ, whose protein sequence is MTFASLQRCAFLMLLSVLLTGCGLTQAVSDGTVSATKAIFYKKIKVLHLDFEPRAAANADESQTPLATMLQVYQLKDRQKVDAADYQKLLRDADTTLKEDIIASKSLLVMPEGSVILSMPMDEDAKYVAVVGLFNRPDMRNNSWRLVLTRDDLDPDRPRTIQLNSTGLTLVPVKE, encoded by the coding sequence ATGACATTCGCTTCCCTGCAACGCTGCGCGTTCCTGATGCTGCTTAGTGTTCTGCTTACCGGCTGCGGCCTGACTCAGGCGGTCTCTGACGGCACCGTCAGCGCCACGAAAGCCATTTTCTACAAAAAAATCAAGGTGCTACACCTGGATTTCGAGCCGCGTGCCGCCGCCAATGCAGATGAAAGCCAGACGCCGCTGGCCACAATGCTGCAGGTGTATCAGCTTAAAGACCGCCAGAAGGTGGATGCCGCCGATTACCAGAAACTGCTGCGCGATGCGGACACCACCCTGAAAGAAGACATCATTGCCAGTAAGTCTTTGCTGGTGATGCCCGAAGGCAGCGTTATCCTCAGTATGCCGATGGACGAAGACGCGAAATATGTCGCAGTGGTGGGGCTGTTCAATCGCCCGGATATGCGCAACAACAGCTGGCGCCTGGTACTGACCCGGGATGATCTTGATCCGGATAGGCCGCGCACCATCCAGCTGAACAGCACCGGGCTGACCCTGGTGCCGGTGAAGGAGTAA
- the tssG gene encoding type VI secretion system baseplate subunit TssG encodes MERESQPAHSGLTEQLRDHIWRVNFYRFCQLLEQENPLAPPLGSTDKLSNDPVRFRPWPGMGFPASELKVVETDEDYPDLAPTVRTTFLGMYGVDSPLPTALLDDIAQRREGYEATSAFLDIFSHRILTQYYRIWRKYAYPVTFEAGGADDISQCLLGLVGLGIPGTAEQVATPSSRFLALLGTMRMPTRNAEGIRQLISLLAPETKAFIISPDPAIVPVTHRSGLGKGNRVSLSQRATLGKNGKEACSRILLMLATDNPDEAEGWLPGGQIHTDLMVLLRVYMGYRSDVRVRLTVPVTSLPEPRLGKTRRVQLGRTGVLGLKRDRPAKRTHLTVSLGTYKGLTCLALPPAQSGDYRFD; translated from the coding sequence ATGGAAAGAGAATCACAGCCAGCACATTCCGGGCTGACAGAACAGCTTCGCGACCATATCTGGCGGGTCAATTTTTACCGTTTCTGCCAACTGCTTGAACAGGAAAACCCACTGGCGCCCCCGCTCGGCAGTACCGATAAACTCAGCAATGATCCGGTGCGCTTTCGTCCCTGGCCGGGGATGGGATTTCCGGCCAGTGAACTAAAGGTTGTCGAAACCGATGAAGATTATCCGGACCTGGCACCGACGGTACGCACCACTTTCCTCGGGATGTACGGCGTGGATTCACCGCTGCCGACGGCACTGCTGGATGATATTGCCCAGCGGCGGGAGGGGTATGAAGCTACCTCCGCGTTTCTTGATATCTTCAGCCACCGTATCCTGACGCAGTATTACCGTATCTGGCGCAAGTACGCTTATCCGGTGACGTTTGAGGCGGGTGGTGCAGATGATATCTCCCAGTGCCTGCTCGGCCTGGTAGGGCTTGGTATTCCAGGCACGGCAGAGCAGGTGGCGACGCCGTCATCCCGCTTTCTGGCGCTGCTCGGCACGATGCGGATGCCGACCCGCAATGCCGAAGGCATTCGCCAGTTAATTAGCCTGCTTGCCCCGGAGACGAAGGCCTTCATTATCAGCCCGGACCCGGCCATCGTGCCTGTGACTCATCGCAGCGGACTTGGCAAGGGAAACCGCGTATCCCTGTCGCAGCGAGCCACCCTTGGAAAAAACGGGAAAGAGGCCTGCAGCCGCATTCTGCTGATGCTCGCCACAGATAACCCCGATGAAGCAGAAGGCTGGCTGCCGGGCGGCCAGATACATACCGACCTGATGGTCCTGCTGCGGGTGTATATGGGTTACCGCTCCGATGTCAGGGTGCGTCTCACCGTACCCGTGACCAGTCTGCCAGAGCCGCGGCTGGGTAAGACCCGGCGCGTTCAGCTTGGGCGCACCGGCGTGCTTGGGCTCAAACGCGATAGGCCCGCGAAACGCACGCACCTGACGGTCAGTCTTGGCACTTATAAAGGACTGACTTGCCTTGCGCTTCCTCCGGCACAGTCCGGTGATTACCGGTTTGACTAA
- the tssF gene encoding type VI secretion system baseplate subunit TssF, with translation MDDLTLRYYEAEMRHLREAGKEFARAHPDRAAMLNLDKTGARDPYVERLFEGFAFLMGRLREKLDDDLPELTEGLVSLLWPHYMRTIPSLSVVAFSPEWQQLRKMEMLEEGFSVLSRPVGPQKTVCQYRTTREVPLQPLHLADARLQTEPDGRAAIRLRFDCPDKVDWSKAGIDKVAIYLDAESPVASALHLAMTRRVHAMYARHSETRTERVRFDGWCKPMGFDDTDRLWPKGDSAFSGYQLLLEYFSFRQKFMFVELRGLEMTGLSAKNTWFEIDIVLNDGWPSDLPFETENFRLHCAPVINLFPLEADPLTPDPLQNEYLLRPMRVQDGHTEIYSVDDIHGAVKNGKHPYVPFTSFRHRGGMMRFDAPERYFHTRVKRGPSGLYDTWLILGGKSFELEQLSQSPESLSIRITGTNGQLPRRSLESTLLDRVVKAGKVPVKVMNLKVPTLPLYPPANDRFHWRVMSHLGSSFLSMMDNPEVLRGTLALYDWTDDEMNRRRLEAIVAVKHTLIRRFERGFMLRGVDIEITLNADNFAGEGDVTLFGEMLHRFFAIYADVHLFNQLTLVLQPTGKRLRWKENHSQHIPG, from the coding sequence ATGGATGATTTAACCCTGCGATATTACGAAGCCGAGATGCGCCACCTGCGTGAAGCCGGTAAAGAATTTGCCCGCGCCCACCCCGACAGGGCAGCCATGCTCAATCTGGATAAAACCGGGGCACGTGACCCTTATGTGGAACGGCTGTTTGAAGGCTTTGCCTTCCTGATGGGGCGCCTGCGCGAAAAGCTTGATGATGACCTGCCGGAGCTGACAGAAGGGCTGGTCAGCCTGCTGTGGCCGCATTACATGCGCACCATCCCTTCGCTCTCCGTGGTGGCCTTTAGCCCGGAGTGGCAGCAGCTTCGCAAAATGGAAATGCTGGAAGAAGGCTTTTCCGTGCTGTCACGCCCTGTCGGGCCGCAGAAGACGGTCTGTCAGTACCGCACCACCCGCGAGGTGCCGCTGCAGCCCCTGCACCTGGCAGACGCCCGTCTGCAGACCGAACCGGATGGCCGTGCCGCCATTCGCCTTCGTTTTGACTGTCCGGACAAAGTGGACTGGTCAAAAGCCGGCATCGATAAGGTCGCCATTTACCTCGATGCCGAGAGCCCGGTGGCTTCGGCGCTGCATCTGGCGATGACCCGACGGGTTCACGCCATGTATGCCCGCCACAGTGAAACCCGCACCGAGCGGGTACGCTTCGACGGCTGGTGTAAACCCATGGGTTTTGATGATACCGACCGCCTGTGGCCAAAAGGGGATTCAGCATTCAGCGGTTACCAGCTGCTGCTGGAGTATTTCAGCTTCCGCCAGAAATTCATGTTTGTGGAACTGCGCGGGCTCGAAATGACCGGCCTCAGCGCCAAAAACACCTGGTTTGAAATCGATATCGTGCTGAATGATGGCTGGCCGTCAGACCTGCCGTTTGAGACGGAAAACTTTCGCCTGCACTGTGCGCCGGTGATTAACCTGTTCCCGCTGGAAGCCGATCCCCTGACGCCGGACCCGCTGCAGAACGAGTATCTGTTACGACCGATGCGCGTTCAGGATGGCCATACTGAAATTTACAGCGTGGACGACATTCACGGGGCGGTGAAAAACGGCAAACATCCGTATGTGCCGTTCACCAGTTTTCGACACCGTGGCGGCATGATGCGCTTTGATGCGCCGGAGCGTTACTTCCATACCCGTGTGAAGCGCGGTCCTTCGGGGCTGTATGACACCTGGCTTATTCTCGGCGGGAAGTCCTTCGAGCTCGAGCAGTTGTCACAAAGCCCGGAATCACTGTCCATCCGTATCACCGGTACCAACGGTCAGCTGCCGCGCCGGTCACTCGAAAGTACCCTGCTTGACCGGGTGGTGAAAGCCGGCAAGGTGCCGGTGAAGGTGATGAACCTGAAGGTCCCGACGCTCCCGCTTTATCCACCGGCCAATGACCGCTTCCACTGGCGGGTCATGAGCCATCTGGGCTCCAGTTTCTTAAGCATGATGGATAACCCGGAGGTACTGCGCGGAACGCTGGCGCTGTATGACTGGACCGACGACGAGATGAACCGTCGTCGGCTGGAGGCGATTGTGGCGGTGAAGCACACCCTTATCCGCCGCTTCGAACGCGGCTTTATGCTGCGCGGGGTTGATATCGAAATCACCCTGAACGCCGATAATTTTGCCGGGGAAGGAGATGTCACGCTGTTTGGTGAGATGCTGCACCGCTTCTTTGCAATTTACGCCGATGTGCACCTCTTCAATCAGCTCACGCTGGTACTGCAACCGACAGGGAAACGACTGCGATGGAAAGAGAATCACAGCCAGCACATTCCGGGCTGA